DNA sequence from the Rhizobium sp. ARZ01 genome:
GCTGAGCCGCAAGATCTCGCCCAGGGCGGCGATCCGGAAATGCGGCTCGGTATCCGCTTCGGCATGCGGCGCGCCTGCGCCTTGGCTCAGCAAGGCCACCTGCATTCCGGCGGCACAGGCGGCGCGCACGCCGGTCTGGCTGTCTTCGATCACCAGAATGTCGGTAGGATCTATGTCGATGAGCCGCGCCGCTCTGAGATAAGACTCCGGTGCGGGTTTTCCTTCAACCACATCGTCAAGCGAGATCGAGCCGCGCATCAGCGCCGTCACACCGATGGCGGCGAGATTGGCATCCACCACGTTGCGGGCGGAATTCGAAGCGCAGACCTGCGCCACGCCCATGGCGTCGAGTGCCCGGATTGTTTCGGCCGCCCCGGCAATCGCGCCGAGCCTGTCCGCGCCCGCTATGTAATGATGGTTGACCCGGCTATGGAATTCCGCCTCAGCCAGCGTTTCCGGCAGTTTTCGGCGAAGCTGCTCCCAGACATCGCGCAGATGTATGCCGATGAAGGTCATCTCCGGCAGGTCGCGCAGATCGAGCCCGTGCTCGCCGCAGGCGGCGACCAGCGCCCGATGGTGCAGCGGCTCGCTGTCGACCAGCGTGCCATCTATATCCCAGGCGACAGCCTTCCACGGGAAGGCGCTCATGACTGCACGCCTTGCAGGCGGCGGTAGAGGTCGCGGAAGGTGGAATAGCCCCGCTCATAGGTGTCGCGATTGCCGGGATTTGGGGTGAACAGCGTGTCGCGGGTGGTAAAGGCCACGATGCCGTCCCACTCGGCCGCGCCAAGGCCGACGGCGGCCGTCCAGGCCGCGCCGAGGCAGGAGCCCGGATGCCCGGCGAGGCGTTGCAACGGCTGGCCGAGGACATCGGCGACGATGCCCATCCAGACGGAGGATTTCGCCCCTCCGTCCGAAACCAGGAAGCGCGTGGTCCGGTGGCCCGCCTCGTTGAAGGTTTCGATATGGTGGCGGATCGCATAGGCATAGGATTCCAGCACCGCCCGCCAGACATGGCCGAGATCATGCGACAATGTCAGCCCGTTCAGCGCGCCCCGCGCCGCGGGATCGTGCAGCGGCGTCTTTTCGCCGAGCAGATAGGGCAGGAAGGTCAGGCCCATCGCCCCCGCCGGGCGTTCGGCGGCCATGGCATCCAGCGCCGCATGGCGTGAGCCTTCGAGGGGGGCGATCCCTCCCGCGAAGGTGTCGACAAACCAGTTCAGCACCGAGCCGCCGGTCGACATGCAGCCGTTCGGCAGCCACAGGCCGGGGATCAGGTGGTAATCGAGAAACAGCCGGGAATCGGGGTTCAACACGTCGGTCGCGGTCAGGATATCCACCGCACCGCCGAATTTCAGCAACACGTCGCCGCTGTGCACCACACCGGCCCCAAGGCAGGAGGCGATCATATCCGCCGCGCCGCCGACAACGGGTATCCCTTCCGCAAGACCCGTCTCGCGTGCGCCTTCGGCGGTGACATGGCCGAGAATGGCCGAGGAGCCGATCAGCGGCGGCAGCAGATGCGGCGGAATCCCGGTCTTTTCCGCCTGTTCGAGGTCGATCGCGCCGCTGGCGACATTGACGATCCCCGCCTCCAGCGCCCAGTTCTGCTCGACGGCGGCTTTGCCGGTCAGACGGTAATTGATGTAATCGTAGGAACCGAGCAGGGTTTTGGCTTTTACCAGCACCTCCGGCTCATGCCGGGCCAGCCACCGGATTTTCGCGCCGACGAGCTGCTGGTTGATGCCGCAGCCCGCCGCGTCGAGAAAGACGGGTTCGTCGATCTCGCGGCGGATATCCTCCACCTCCGCCCCGGCGCGGCCGTCGCTTTGCTGGATCGAGCGGCGCAGAGGCCGCCCCGCCTCATCGAGGAGAACCGTCGCGGGCAGCATTCCAGCCACGCCGATCCCCGCAATATCCGTGGCCTCGATGCCGGATTGCGCCAGGAGATCGGGAATGATGGCGCAGCAGTTCCGCCACCATTCTTCCGGATCCTCCTCAGCCCAGCCGGGCTTTTCCGCATAAAGCGTTACCGGCCGCGAGGCGAGCGCCAGAACATTGCCGGCGGTATCGGCCAGAATGCCGATGGTGGAGGTGGTGCCGATATCGAGGCCAAGAAAGGCGGTCATTCGAGGGTTCATCCCGGAGAGTTTGGGGGTTGCAAGGGATCGGCGACGATGACCCGCACCCCCGCCGCATCCAGCACGGCGGCAAGCTCCGGCGGGGGCGGCGCATCGGTGATCAGTGTCGAGATTTCGGGGAGCGTGGCGATCAGGACGGTCGAGATCCGACGGAACTTGGTGCTGTCCATCAGCAAGACACGCTCGGCCGAGCGTTGCAGGAAAACGGTCTTCACCGCCACTTCCTCGGGCGAATAATCGAAGACGCCTTCGGTCGTCATGCCCGAGGCGGCGAGCAACGCCACATCGAAGTAATAACGGGAAAAGCCGTCCACGGCCTCCTTGCCGGTCAGCGACATTTCCTCGGCGCGGATCAGCCCGCCGCTCATGTAGGTCGCGATCCCGGCCCGCGCCATCGTCATGCCGATGCGCAGGCTGTTGGAGAAAGCGCGGAGCTGCGGATCCGGCCCCGCCTGAACGATGGCGTTGGCAGCGGCCAGAACCGTGGTGCCGAGATCGAAGGCAATGGTCATGCGCCCGGCGACATGGCGGGCGGCAGCTTGCGCGATGCGCGCCTTGCGCTCGGCATTCTGGCGCGACCGGGCCTCGAAAATCGGCTCGGCGTCGTCGATGACGGTCAGCGGCCCGCGCGTGAGCCCGACCGCACCGCCATGGACCCGTTCCAGCAAGCCGTCCCGCTCCAGCTCGGCGAGGTCGCGGCGCACGGTCATGTCCGAAATGCCGAATTCCTGCGCGATATCCGTGACCGAAATAGAGCCGCCGAGGTTCAGGCGTTCGAGAATGCGCGCTTTGCGCGCCTGTGCGGGCGCTCGTGAGCGTTCGCGCAAGGGCGGGGGAAGATTGGTGTTCGTCTTTTCCGGCTGCGTCATGTCTGTGGCCCGTTCCAAATATGAGTGAAAACGATGCTTCCCCAGCTGGTAGCACAGACTGGCAAGAATCTCCCCGTGTTTTCCGGGGCTCTCCGTTGTGCTCTTGCAGTGGATGCGGGCGTGGCTTCGATCATAATGAAACATATAATGCAAATATATCGCACATAATCAAACATTTTTGTTGCGCGACGCAAAGAAATTTGTTTGATTTCGTTTAGCAGGAGGAATGCAGATGGATCCAAGACAACTGGCCGAGCAAAAGCATCCGGGACTGGCGGGCAGGCGCGCCTTCGTGACGGGGGCTGCGACCGGCATCGGCTTTGCAATCGCGAAGGCGTTGGCTGCGCAGGAGATTTCTGTCGTCGTCGCCGACCTCAATATCGAGGCGGCCCACGCTGCCGCCGCCGCGCTCGGCGCAGGTCACCATGCCGTGCAGATCGATGTGCGTGAGCGTCCGTCCGTGCAGGCGGCCTTCGATGAGGCCCTGTCGCTTGCTGGTGGCATCGATATCTGCATCGCCAATGCAGGGGTTTCGACCATGCGCCAAGCGATCAATCTGACCGATGACGACTGGGATTTCAACATGGATGTCAACGCCCGCGGCGTCTTCCTGACGAACCAGGTCGTAGCACGCCATTTTCTCAGCGAAAACAAGGGTGTTATCGTCAATACCGCGTCGCTGGCCGCCAAGATCGGTGCGCCGCTGCTGGCGCATTACTCAGCGTCGAAGTTCGCCGTCGTCGGCTGGACGCAGGGCCTTGCGCGCGAACTGGCCCCGAAAGGGATTCGCGTCAACGCCGTCTGCCCCGGTTTCGTACGCACATCGATGCAGGAGCGCGAGATCCTCTGGGAAGCCGAATTGCGCGGCATGACCCCCGCCGAAGTGCAGGAGGACTATATCCGCCAGACGCCGCTCGGCCGCATCGAAACGCCCGAGGATGTCGCCGGAGTTGTCGTCTTCCTCTGCTCCGATGCGGCGCGCTTCATGACCGGACAAGCCCTGAACGTCACCGGTGGGGTCTATACGACCTGATCCACCTGTTGTTCGATTTTGTTCGAATTGCGCCGCATCCCAACTCCAGCCCACCCATGAGGCTCCTTTGACCGCGATTACACTCGACACCATCAGCCGCGAATATGGCAGCGGGATATTCGGGGTGAGGGATGTTTCCCTCACCATCGAAGAAGGCGAATTCATGGTGCTTCTCGGGCCGTCGGGCTGCGGCAAATCCACGACGCTGCGGATGATCGCCGGCCTGGAGGAAGTCACCGCGGGCCGAATCCGTATCGGCGCGCGCGACGTGACCGAGCTGCCGCCGCGCGCGCGAAATGTCGCGGTCGTGTTCCAGAGCTATGCGCTCTATCCGCACATGTCGGTGCGCGAGAACATGCGTTTCGGCATGAAGATGCGCGGCACGCCACTGGCCGAGCAGGATGCGAGGATCAAGTTGGCTTCCGAGATTCTCGGCCTTGTGCCCTATCTCGACCGCAAACCGGGTGCGCTTTCCGGCGGCCAGCGCCAGCGCGTGGCGCTCGGCCGGGCCATGGTGCGCGAACCGGACGTGTTCCTGATGGACGAGCCGCTGTCCAACCTCGACGCCAAGTTGCGCGGCGAGATGCGGCAGGAATTGGTGAAGCTGCACCGGCGCCTCGGCAAGACCATGGTGTTCGTCACCCATGACCATGTGGAAGCCATGACCATGGGCGACCGCATCTGCATCATGCGCGACGGCTATATCGAACAGGTGGGTGCGCCGCTCGACGTCTATGCCAATCCGGTCAATACTTTCGTGGCGCAATTTCTAGCCTCGCCCGCGATGAACCTCATTCCAGCGCGGCTGACGGCGGCCGGAGGTGCGTTGTCGATCGATGCGGGACCGGTCTCGGGCGTCCTGCCTGGGGCCCAGTCCGCGCTCTACGCCCGTGCGGCGGCGGAACCGGTGATGCTCGGGCTGCGCGCCGAGGATCTCTTGACCGAGCCCACGCCGGATACTCTGCCTGTTACGGGCAAGGTG
Encoded proteins:
- a CDS encoding FGGY-family carbohydrate kinase produces the protein MTAFLGLDIGTTSTIGILADTAGNVLALASRPVTLYAEKPGWAEEDPEEWWRNCCAIIPDLLAQSGIEATDIAGIGVAGMLPATVLLDEAGRPLRRSIQQSDGRAGAEVEDIRREIDEPVFLDAAGCGINQQLVGAKIRWLARHEPEVLVKAKTLLGSYDYINYRLTGKAAVEQNWALEAGIVNVASGAIDLEQAEKTGIPPHLLPPLIGSSAILGHVTAEGARETGLAEGIPVVGGAADMIASCLGAGVVHSGDVLLKFGGAVDILTATDVLNPDSRLFLDYHLIPGLWLPNGCMSTGGSVLNWFVDTFAGGIAPLEGSRHAALDAMAAERPAGAMGLTFLPYLLGEKTPLHDPAARGALNGLTLSHDLGHVWRAVLESYAYAIRHHIETFNEAGHRTTRFLVSDGGAKSSVWMGIVADVLGQPLQRLAGHPGSCLGAAWTAAVGLGAAEWDGIVAFTTRDTLFTPNPGNRDTYERGYSTFRDLYRRLQGVQS
- a CDS encoding DeoR/GlpR family DNA-binding transcription regulator yields the protein MTQPEKTNTNLPPPLRERSRAPAQARKARILERLNLGGSISVTDIAQEFGISDMTVRRDLAELERDGLLERVHGGAVGLTRGPLTVIDDAEPIFEARSRQNAERKARIAQAAARHVAGRMTIAFDLGTTVLAAANAIVQAGPDPQLRAFSNSLRIGMTMARAGIATYMSGGLIRAEEMSLTGKEAVDGFSRYYFDVALLAASGMTTEGVFDYSPEEVAVKTVFLQRSAERVLLMDSTKFRRISTVLIATLPEISTLITDAPPPPELAAVLDAAGVRVIVADPLQPPNSPG
- a CDS encoding SDR family oxidoreductase; translation: MDPRQLAEQKHPGLAGRRAFVTGAATGIGFAIAKALAAQEISVVVADLNIEAAHAAAAALGAGHHAVQIDVRERPSVQAAFDEALSLAGGIDICIANAGVSTMRQAINLTDDDWDFNMDVNARGVFLTNQVVARHFLSENKGVIVNTASLAAKIGAPLLAHYSASKFAVVGWTQGLARELAPKGIRVNAVCPGFVRTSMQEREILWEAELRGMTPAEVQEDYIRQTPLGRIETPEDVAGVVVFLCSDAARFMTGQALNVTGGVYTT
- a CDS encoding ATP-binding cassette domain-containing protein, which encodes MTAITLDTISREYGSGIFGVRDVSLTIEEGEFMVLLGPSGCGKSTTLRMIAGLEEVTAGRIRIGARDVTELPPRARNVAVVFQSYALYPHMSVRENMRFGMKMRGTPLAEQDARIKLASEILGLVPYLDRKPGALSGGQRQRVALGRAMVREPDVFLMDEPLSNLDAKLRGEMRQELVKLHRRLGKTMVFVTHDHVEAMTMGDRICIMRDGYIEQVGAPLDVYANPVNTFVAQFLASPAMNLIPARLTAAGGALSIDAGPVSGVLPGAQSALYARAAAEPVMLGLRAEDLLTEPTPDTLPVTGKVVMREALGAENLIGIEAGGVTVSARTGRHFLPAFGDQVTLHADMDAMHLFNAASGAAYPRKA
- a CDS encoding HAD family phosphatase, coding for MSAFPWKAVAWDIDGTLVDSEPLHHRALVAACGEHGLDLRDLPEMTFIGIHLRDVWEQLRRKLPETLAEAEFHSRVNHHYIAGADRLGAIAGAAETIRALDAMGVAQVCASNSARNVVDANLAAIGVTALMRGSISLDDVVEGKPAPESYLRAARLIDIDPTDILVIEDSQTGVRAACAAGMQVALLSQGAGAPHAEADTEPHFRIAALGEILRLSR